The Rugosibacter aromaticivorans region CAGGTTCCGGCTTCAAAGAAGCAGTATCAGGCAAGAAAAAACCCAAAAAGTAATCGCGCATTACCATTCCGTATTACTCAACGGGCTCGCGGTGCGAGCCCGTTGTATTTTGAGGTAAGGTATTGCTTTAAAGACAGGGTATCACCCGCCGACTGGCAGCTCCATTCCACCTAAGGACCACCTCATGATTGCCATTCAACATACCGATCACCTTGTTCAGTTCGCCATACTCGGCGAATTCACCTTGGCCGACTTCAAAGAATTCGAAGAGCTCGTGCTTTACAAAATACGCTTTACGGGTCCAGTGGATCTACTCGTGGATGTGCGCGAAATGCTCAGAGTGACGATTGATGTCGCGTGGCAAGAAGTGCGCTTTTCGCGCGCGCATACACACGACTTCAACCGCATTGCGGTACTCACCAGCAGCCAATGGGTGACATGGAGCGCCTGGTTATCGCAGCTCTTCGTGCAGGCCGATGTACGTGTCTTCGAAGAAGAGGCGCCTGCCCGGGCCTGGCTTGCTGAGACCGCTCCCGCTAAATAACGACACTTGTCTCATAACGGGCGCGCTTAATGATCTTGCCTCTTAGCGGCTTGAC contains the following coding sequences:
- a CDS encoding STAS/SEC14 domain-containing protein yields the protein MIAIQHTDHLVQFAILGEFTLADFKEFEELVLYKIRFTGPVDLLVDVREMLRVTIDVAWQEVRFSRAHTHDFNRIAVLTSSQWVTWSAWLSQLFVQADVRVFEEEAPARAWLAETAPAK